A genome region from Myxocyprinus asiaticus isolate MX2 ecotype Aquarium Trade chromosome 12, UBuf_Myxa_2, whole genome shotgun sequence includes the following:
- the LOC127449261 gene encoding potassium voltage-gated channel subfamily S member 2-like produces MVKEKHPWWILDPEDYLVQINVGGMRHKLCSSMLKKFPDTRLGRLLSCYSENDILQVCDDFDGQLKEFYFDRNPGLFHYVLHFYQTGKLHIMEELCIFSFAQEIEYWGISEFFLDSCCSYRYLDRKLENRHKCWDEESDVSSVDTSVDEISDLNKDMQHFYERRFGNILKCLWLTLENPGYSIPSKLFSLLSICVVLISIATMCINSIPEYQKFDENDNPTEDPTMQALEVFCICWFTFEVVTRMLLAPNRRKFFLLPLNLIDIVSVIPIYITLFIDLVIGSESELGILGKLVQVLRLMRIFRVLKLARHSTGLRSLGATLRHSYREVGILLLYLAVGVSVFSGMAYTAEYEENVGLDTIPACWWWGTVSMTTVGYGDVVPVTVAGKLAASGCILGGTLVVALPITIIFNKFSHFYRKQKALEASVRNSNKKRLKIRQQEMDADRAIHGHCLEDDQKEDEDVNYEEGVVNYCYEDHPLPNTV; encoded by the exons ATGGTGAAGGAAAAACACCCTTGGTGGATTTTGGATCCTGAGGACTACCTTGTGCAGATCAACGTGGGTGGCATGAGGCACAAACTATGCTCAAGCATGCTGAAGAAATTTCCAGACACCCGCCTTGGCCGACTCTTGTCCTGTTACTCAGAGAATGATATTCTACAGGTCTGTGATGACTTTGATGGACAGCTGAAAGAGTTTTACTTTGACCGGAACCCTGGTCTTTTCCATTATGTCCTTCACTTTTACCAGACTGGCAAGCTGCATATTATGGAGGAGCTGTGCATTTTCTCGTTCGCTCAGGAAATAGAGTACTGGGGCATCAGTGAATTTTTTCTGGACAGTTGTTGTAGTTATCGGTACCTTGATCGTAAACTAGAGAACCGTCATAAATGCTGGGATGAGGAGAGTGATGTAAGCAGTGTGGATACGTCTGTTGATGAGATATCTGACCTTAACAAGGATATGCAGCACTTTTATGAAAGGCGTTTTGGGAACATTCTTAAATGTCTTTGGCTAACATTAGAAAATCCAGGTTATTCAATCCCTAGCAAGCTCTTCAGCTTACTTTCCATTTGTGTGGTGTTAATATCAATTGCCACCATGTGTATTAATAGCATTCCAGAATACCAGAAATTTGATGAAAATGATAATCCAACTGAGGACCCAACGATGCAAGCTTTGGAAGTGTTCTGCATCTGCTGGTTTACTTTTGAGGTAGTGACACGTATGCTTCTTGCTCCAAACCGTCGTAAGTTTTTCCTGCTACCACTAAACTTGATTGATATTGTCTCAGTGATACCCATCTacataacactttttattgatctGGTCATTGGGAGTGAGTCGGAGCTGGGCATCTTGGGAAAACTGGTCCAGGTTCTGCGGCTGATGAGAATCTTCAGGGTGCTGAAATTGGCCAGACATTCAACAGGGTTAAGGTCACTAGGCGCTACACTACGG CACAGTTACAGAGAGGTTGGCATCTTATTGCTGTACCTGGCAGTGGGTGTGTCAGTGTTCTCTGGAATGGCTTACACTGCAGAATATGAGGAGAATGTTGGTTTGGACACAATCCCAGCTTGCTGGTGGTGGGGCACAGTCAGTATGACAACAGTGGGATATGGAGATGTAGTGCCAGTGACAGTAGCAGGAAAGCTGGCAGCATCTGGCTGCATCTTGGGTGGCACATTAGTCGTGGCACTACCCATCACCATCATTTTCAACAAGTTTTCACATTTTTACCGCAAGCAAAAAGCTCTTGAGGCTTCAGTGAGAAATAGCAACAAGAAGAGGCTTAAGATTAGACAGCAGGAAATGGATGCAGACAGAGCAATACATGGACACTGTTTGGAGGATGACCAGAAGGAGGATGAAGATGTGAATTATGAGGAAGGAGTTGTGAACTACTGCTATGAAGACCATCCACTGCCAAATACAGTCTGA